A region of the Candidatus Buchananbacteria bacterium CG10_big_fil_rev_8_21_14_0_10_42_9 genome:
TATTAACAATTAATAATTACATATCCATTAGAGTGTAGACAAAGTTTACAAAAAAATGGGTACCCACCAACTCCGAATACAGACGTGGCATATAGCCTCCATCCTGGCAAACACAGTATAAAAATACCTTACATTTTTTAACGTATCTGGTCAATTAAATATCTATTTATACACTCCTTATCAACGATTTATGGACTTTTGACGACTTGAAAAAAATAAGGAAAATCAGTAAGATATATTGACGTGACCACATTATCATCCTCGGGCTTGACCCGGGGATCTCAATACTAATAGAGATTCCCGCCTCCGCGGGAATGACAATTGTAGAAAGTTGAAATGACAACGTTTTATGGCAAAAATAGAATTTTTAACAAAATCAGAGGCTAAAACTGGCGATAAAGTGCCACCGCACAGCCTTGAAGCCGAACAATCACTGCTCGGCGCTTTAGTATTGGATAAAGACGCGATAGTCAAGGTAGCGGATATTATTAACCCGGATGATTTTTACAAAGACGCCCACCGCTATATTTATGAAGCGATGCAAACACTTTATGAAAAACGCGAACCAATTGATTTACTTAGCTTAGGCAACTTACTTGGCGAGCGTAAGCAATTAGATATAGTCGGGGGGAAAAGCTATTTGTCAGGTTTGGCTAACGCTGTTCCAACTTCAAGCCATGTCGTTAATTACGCTAAAATAATTTCAAAGAAAGCCACCTTAAGAAGGCTTATCCACTCCTCGGCCGAAATTGCGGATTTAGCGTTTGACGAAGACACTGACATTTCTGAAACTTTAGACAAATCAGAACAAAGTATATTTGCGGTCTCGCAAAAGTTTTTAAAACGCGCTTTTAATCCAATCAAAGACATTTTAGTTGAAGCTTTTGACCGCATTGACGAAATACACAAAGAAAGCGGTAAGCTGCGCGGTATCCCTACCGGTTACAATGACTTAGATAACATTTTGGGCGGATTACAAAAATCTGATTTAGTTATTTTAGCCGCTCGCCCGTCGATGGGAAAAACGACTTTGGCCATGGACATTGCCCGCAATGTGGCGCTGAAAAATAAAATTCCAGTCGCGATTTATTCATTAGAAATGAGTAAAGAACAATTAGTTGACCGCCTGCTTTGTTCAACCGCGAACGTGGACCTTTGGAAAATGAGAACCGGCAAACTTTCTGACCATGGCGAAAACGATGATTTTACACGCATTGGGCAAGCCATGGGCCTGCTTTCCGAAGCGCCAATTTATATTGATGATACGGCTAATTCCAACATCATGGAGATTAGGACCAAAGCCCGCCGCTTGCAATCAGAACATGGCTTAGGCTTAATTTTAATTGATTATTTGCAGTTAATGGAAAGCTTTAGGCAAAACGATAACAGAGTACAGGAAGTGAGCGAAATTTCACGCAACTTAAAAGCCATTGCCCGTGAACTAAACGTGCCGGTGCTCGCGTTATCTCAGCTTTCTCGCGGCGTGGAGTCACGCGAATCGCATATCCCCCGCTTAGCTGACTTGAGAGAATCAGGATCAATTGAACAAGACGCGGATGTGGTAATGTTTATTTATCGTGAAGCAATGTACCACAAAGACTTGCCGCCGGATAAACAGCATTTAGCCGAAGTCTACGTAGCCAAACACCGTAACGGTCCAACCGGTAAAATCCAGCTATTCTTTGACGAAAACGCCGTCACCTTTAAATCATTAAGTAAGTAGTTAATGCACCCTCACCCTTGCCCTCTCACCCTCCAAAGGCGGGCAGGCATCAAGGGAGAGGAGAGAAAAATTGCAATAAGCGCCCCTCTCCTAGCAGAGGACGTCAGACGTCTCAGGAGAGGGTTGCACGCCCGCCTTTGGCGGGGGTGAGGTAGAAGTTACTAATAAATAATCAAAAACAATGTTCAACAAATTAAAACAATACAAAGACTTACGCTCTGAAGCTAAAACCATGCAAAATATTTTAGCCAAAGAAAAGGCCGAAATAACTAAAAATGGGATCACGATTGTGATGGACGGGAATCAAAAGGTGCAATCAGTTAAAATTGCGGAAGACAAATCCCGCGAATCAATTGAACGCGACCTCCCCGACGCCATTGACGAAGCTATTAAAAAAGTCCAAAAAATAATGGCGGAAAAAGTCCGCAAAGGCGAAATCACTATCCCGAATATGCCAGGGGCATAAAAGAATGAGCCACAATAATAACGTAACAACTTGCCCAATTTGCAGATTGGAACTTAGCGGTATAAAGACTCCCGATAATAGAGATAACTCTTAAAAGGATTTAAAAGAAATATTAAAGCAGGCTATTGCTGCCAGAATTTTATAAAAATATGAACCCAATTAAGAGTTATTGCGAATATTTGGAAGACTAAGATTCCTCCCCTGTCAAGGGGAGGTGAGGAGGGGTTATAATAAATAAAAACCCCCTACATCCCCCTTAACAGGGGGACATATCAATATAAACCCAATGAAAAAATACATTGAATATTTGGAAGATAATTAATATAATCCCTCTCCGATTCGGAGAGGGTTGGGTGAGGTAGGGAAGTTCAAAGGCGCTATGATTCTATGCTTCTAAACAAGACATCTGTAACCTCACCCTTACCCTCTCCCATAGGGAGAGGGAACGTAATGTTATGAACCCAATGAAAAAATACATTGAATATCTAAAAGACAATCCAAACCATTATTGGTTTAAGCGCAAAGCCTTTGGTTGGGGTTGGGTGCCGGTGAAATGGCAGGGCTGGGTAGTTACGGCCATAGGCGTAGCGATTGCGTTTGGTGGCATTTACATTGGAGAAGTTGATGATGCACCAGGTGCTATGCTTTTAGGTATAGTGATTGGCGCTGGGATAATGCTTTATTTTGGATACAAAAAGGGCGAAAAGCCGAAATGGTCTTGGGGCTTTCCGAAGAAGGATGATGATTTAAATAATTCATAAAAATAGTCCCTCTCCGATTCGGAGAGGGTTGGGTGAGGTGACGAATAAACTCCCCCTCACCTTCATCCTCTCCCTCAAGGGAG
Encoded here:
- the dnaB gene encoding replicative DNA helicase gives rise to the protein MAKIEFLTKSEAKTGDKVPPHSLEAEQSLLGALVLDKDAIVKVADIINPDDFYKDAHRYIYEAMQTLYEKREPIDLLSLGNLLGERKQLDIVGGKSYLSGLANAVPTSSHVVNYAKIISKKATLRRLIHSSAEIADLAFDEDTDISETLDKSEQSIFAVSQKFLKRAFNPIKDILVEAFDRIDEIHKESGKLRGIPTGYNDLDNILGGLQKSDLVILAARPSMGKTTLAMDIARNVALKNKIPVAIYSLEMSKEQLVDRLLCSTANVDLWKMRTGKLSDHGENDDFTRIGQAMGLLSEAPIYIDDTANSNIMEIRTKARRLQSEHGLGLILIDYLQLMESFRQNDNRVQEVSEISRNLKAIARELNVPVLALSQLSRGVESRESHIPRLADLRESGSIEQDADVVMFIYREAMYHKDLPPDKQHLAEVYVAKHRNGPTGKIQLFFDENAVTFKSLSK